ATCGACGCTGCACCTCAGACTGCCGTTACGTTCGCGCTGGCCATTGACGTCTTGTTGTTGGGACTATTCGCGGTTCAGCACAGTGTGATGGCTCGCCAATGGTTCAAGACTGCGTGGACCCGAATCGTGCCTGCGCCTGTGGAACGGAGCACGTACGTGCTGTTCTCCAGTTTGGCGTTATTCCTGTTGTTCTGGAAATGGCAGCCAATCGGGGGCGTGATTTGGAACGTGGAGAACGCCACAGGACGACTGATAATCCTGGCGCTCTATGCGGTTGGCTGGCTGACCGTACTGGTTGCAACCTTCCTCATCAACCACTTCGACCTGCTCGGATTGCGACAAGTCTGGCTATATCTCTGCGGCCAGCCGTACACGCCCCTCAAGTTCCGCACGCCGGGCCTGTACCGCTTCGTTCGACATCCTTTGTATGTAGGGTGGCTCCTCGTGTTTTGGTCGGCGCCGCTGATGACATCCGCACATCTGGTGTTCGCAATTGCGACTACCGCATACATCTTGATTGCAATTCAATTCGAGGAACGCGACCTGGTGCGATTTCATGGAGAATACGAAGAATATCGACGCCGCGTGCCGATGCTCCTGCCCATCGGTTCTAAGATGAAAAAACTGATTACTATGCTGTTTATTGTGGGGGCCACTCTTTTTACGGCGTCGAGAGCGAATGCTCAAGTACTTGTGGTTACCGTCCCATTCGATTTCGCGGTCGCCGGAAAAACGATGCCCGCCGCCACCTACATCGTCCAAGATTTTAAAGACAGCAGACTCTTCGCATTCATGGGCGATGGGCAATCCACTATGGTCGTCGCCACTGAAACGGATAGCACTGTCACCGGAGGTAAGCTGGTGTTCCATCGATTTGGCGATGAATACTTTTTAAGCGATATGGTGACGCGAAGCGGCAAGATGCATTTTGCTGCCTCTGCCAGGGAGCGACGCGCTCGACGCGCGGCTCAACACTCACTTACGACCGTTTTAGGAAACTGACACCGGCTCGATCTTGACGCGACGGATTTCCCGGCCTGGGTCGATCACGTCGTACCCTATGAAACCCGGCTTCGTCGCGCAAGTCGAGTTAACGCGTCAATCGACGGCCGAAAGCCTTGCCTTAGGTCATCATCTTCTTTGCTTCCAACTTCAGGTCGAGACGCCGGATGAGTCGTAGCAGGGAGTTGGGGTGAAGGCCGAGCGTTTTGGCCGCTTCGGTGTAACTTCCGTTGGCGTCTTGCAGGGCTTGCAGGATCACTTGCTTTTTCGTGTCTTTCATTGCGCCGGCGTATTTTGTAGCCGGCACTCCGGCGGGCGTCACTGCCTCGGCGACCGCTTCCGGTAAGTCTTCTGTCAGGATTGCATCGGCAGAGCCAAGTACCAGGGCTCGCTCGATAGCGTTTTCTAGTTCACGAACATTGCCCGGCCAGTCGTAGCTGGTTAGGCAGAGTCGAGCTCCCTCACTGAGCCCCTTTGACCGCACGTTGCACTTCTTCGCCGCCTTCGTGATGAAGTACTCTGCAAGATCTGCTATGTCCTCGCGTCTATCGCGCAACGGTGGAACGGTGATGGCGACGAC
This genomic window from Terriglobales bacterium contains:
- a CDS encoding isoprenylcysteine carboxylmethyltransferase family protein — protein: MFSRIAGFIYGVVCYLAFLGAFLFAIGFIGNFAVPKSIDAAPQTAVTFALAIDVLLLGLFAVQHSVMARQWFKTAWTRIVPAPVERSTYVLFSSLALFLLFWKWQPIGGVIWNVENATGRLIILALYAVGWLTVLVATFLINHFDLLGLRQVWLYLCGQPYTPLKFRTPGLYRFVRHPLYVGWLLVFWSAPLMTSAHLVFAIATTAYILIAIQFEERDLVRFHGEYEEYRRRVPMLLPIGSKMKKLITMLFIVGATLFTASRANAQVLVVTVPFDFAVAGKTMPAATYIVQDFKDSRLFAFMGDGQSTMVVATETDSTVTGGKLVFHRFGDEYFLSDMVTRSGKMHFAASARERRARRAAQHSLTTVLGN